CGCCATTGACGAGTACGGGTACGACGGATTCGCGGACACCGCGGAACTCCTCGTCATCGACCGCGAGGGGCCCGAAACCTCAGTCGCGCTCGAAGGTGTCGACGGAAACGACGCGACGATCGTCGTTGAAAGTGATGAATCGCTCGAGTCGACGCCCGACGTATCAGCCGTCGTCGTCGAACCCAACGGGTCGACCTCGCCTGTGACTGTGGCGCTCGACGGAAGTGACAGCTCGAATACGAGCTTTACGGGCACGCTCGAGTTCGACGAATCGGGCGAGTACAATGTCACCGTTGTCGGAAACGACCGTGCCGGCAACGAAGTGACCGAAACCGCGTCGGTCGTCATCGACACAGCCTACACGCTCGCCGACGGCGAAATCGTGATCGCCGAAACGGGAACGTCGATCGACTTCGACCTGGCCGACGACGCCGACGAGGCGATCAAAGCCGAGGAACTGTACCTCGCACTCTCGGAGAACACCGTCGACGCGAACGTCGACGACGGCGCGGTCGGCGCCGGGTTCCTGAGCGCCGACCTCGACGACTTCCTCGACTATCTGCTCGACGAGGGGGTGATCGAGGGTGCGACGATCACGATGGCGATCGACGAGGACGCGCTTCCCGACGGTACGGACGCCTCCGACGTGGGGCTATACCACTACGACGGCGACGGGCAGTGGAGCGACGTCGACTCGACGGTCGAGTACGTCGACGACGACCCATTCGTGGTCGCGACCGTCGACGGCTTCTCGACCTACGGCGCGCTCGTCGTCGACGAGAAACCGCCGACGGTCACGAGCGCGTCACCGATCGACGGAGAGACGCTCGACTCGAGTACCGATACCGTGACGGTTCGCTTCGAGTACGACGACGACCTGTCGGGGATCGACGTGGGGTCGGTGCACCTGACGGTTGACGGGAGCGACGTCACCGACACGAACGGAACGCAGATCACCTCGACGGCGGCCGAGCGCACACTTGACGTCGACGCCGGCGAGTCCTACACGGTCGGCGTGGCCCTCGCCGACCGGGCGGGGTACGAGGCGACGACCGCGACGAGTTTCGACGTCGCGATCGACGACGGGGCGTCGGACGACTCTCCGTCACCCTCGCCATCGCCGGATCCCGAACCCGAGCCGGATCCTGAGCCCGAACCTGATCTGCAACCGGCGTTCACCGTCGCCGCGACGCCGCTGGCCGAGACGACGATCCCCGAGGGCGACGTCGTGACGATCACCGCGAACGTCACCAACGACGGCGACGGAGACGGCTCCACCATCGTCGAACTGCTCGTCGACGATGGGGTCGTCGACACGTCGAACGTGACGCTCGCAAGCGGCGACACGGCGGTCGTGACGTTCGACCACCGATTCTCCGATGAAGGAACGTACAGCGTGTCCGTGTCCGGAGAATCGCTCGGCACGGTGATGGTCGAAGCCGAACCCGAACCTGAACCCGAACCTGAACCATCCGACACGCCGTCAAGAGAGGAGGACCCAGAGCAGACGACTGATCCGGACGAGTCCGACTCGCCGACGGATCCTGCGGACTCGAACGAACCCGGCGACGATGGCGATGTAGTGGAGCAGGACGAGCCGGACAACGACGGCGACTCGATCCCTGGCTTCGGAATTGCGGTCACACTCGTCGCCCTCTCGATCGGGGTGCTCGGACGCAGATTCGGCCGACGTTCGAGCTGAAACCTGCATCGTCGTTCCGGTCCAGAACTGGGCATCGCGCTCGGGTTCCGGGTCTATTCCGGCGGCTATTTCCAACTCTATAGGCGGTGCAGGGCGAGAACCCCGAGGCTTGACCTCGGGGGTGAAGCCCGTCACAGGATGACACACACAACGTAATTCAACTCCACCTGTCCCAATAAATATTTTTAAATAATAACACGACCTCTAATAGAGCGTGACCGCCGTCAGGAATATTCAAGTCAAACTCGACATCCCCGAGGAACACCACCCCGTAGTGGATGCCACGTTTGACGAGTTTCGACGAGTCACCGAACCAGTCATCGACTACGGCTGGAACGACAACCCTGACGACATCATCACCAGTAAAAACCGACTCAACGACGCCACCTACCACGACATCCGCGAAGACAGCCCACTCACAGGCGGACACGTCCAATCCGCCAGAAACCTCGCAGCCACCGCCCTCTCGAACTGTAAGGATTTGCTCGAAGACGGCAAGAACACGAGCAAGCCCGAGTTCAAAGGCACGGTCGTCACATACAACTCAAACACGATAACGTACAACGACGACCACTGCACACTCTCCACGGTAGACGGACGAATCCGTGCAGAGTACGTGTTCCCACACGGGGACGAGGGAACACCGTTCGAGGCATACTGGAACGAGGATGAGTGGGAGAAGCGAGAAGCCACGCTCCACAAGCGCGACGGTGAATACTACCTCCACGTTGCCGTCGAACACGTAGAAGACACTGATTCTAGCGACGAGAAGACCGAGAACGGAGTGGTTCTCGGCGTAGACCTCAACGTAGATGGTTACCTCGCCGTCACCAGCACGGGAGCGTTCCTCGGGAACGCGGACGAGTTGAACCACAAACGAGACGAGTACGAACGACGTCGTGGACACCTGCAACAGACGGGCACTCGCTCGGCGCACCTCACCCTCCAGTCAATCGGTGATCGGTTTGCCGAGTGGAGCCGTCATCGCCTACACGACGTGTCGAACGGCATCGTCCGAGAAGCCCGCGAAAACGGCTGTACGCACATCGCGTTCGAGCGGCTAAAGTACATCTGGACACGCATCTCGAACGCCTCGAAGTTCCAGCAGTGGGCGTTCCGCGAGATCCAGCGACAGGTCGAGTACAAGGCCGAGGAGTACGGAATCGAAGTGGATACCGTCGCACCACAGTACACGTCGCAACGGTGTAGTCATGGGAAGTGTGGGTTCACACACGAGGACAACCGCGATGGTGATGAGTTTGAGTGTCTGAAGTGCGCAAAGGAGTTGCACGCAGATTACAACGCGGCGCGGAACGTCGCGTGGCGTCTCGTCCAGAACTGGCTCACGTCTGGGTCTGGACGGGCTACCAGTCAACTAGCCCTGAAGTCAGGAACGGTGAACGCGAACGGCCGTTTTAGACCTGCTGCACTCAGCAGTTAGAGCGGGAGTTCACTGACAAGCCCCGACCCTTGAGGTCGGGGTTGTTGACTGACGACGCTACGCTGACGACTCGAGCGCTCGCTCGAGGGTGATCGATACGGTCGTTCCGTCTCGGCTGTCGCCGATGTCGATCATTCCGCCACACTGCTCAAAGAGCGTTTTCGCGAGGTAGAGTTCGGTGTTCAGTCCGCCGTCGACGGCAGACCAACGATCGGTCCCGGTCAGGAACCGCCGCTGTTCGGCCGACAGCGTCGCGCCCCGACCCATGACGTGGACGGTGACGTGGCCGTCGGCCACGTCGACCGTAACGGAGATTCGTTCGGCCACGCCGTGACGACCGAGGTTCGACAACAGGTGACCGAACGCCGCTCCCAGCATCGGCGTCGCCAGAACCGTCATCGAGCTGTCATCGACGTCGATTGCCAGTGCTACGGTCGGATACGCCTCGCGAAACGCCGCCGCTTCGCTCTCGAGAATCGCCTCGAGGGACCGTGGCTCGACCGAGAGCGAGATGTCGGCGTCGCTCTCGAGAGCCATCGAAAGGTCGGCAGCCATGTCGGCGAACTCGACGACGTTTCGCGTCGCGGCCAGCATCGAGTCGAACGCCTCTCGGCCAGCGGGGTCGAGTCGGTCTTCGAGGACGTCCGCCCATCCGAGGACGACGCTGGTCTCGGTCCGGATGTCCGTTCGGATGATCCGGTTGAGGAGCGCGAGTTTCTGGTTGGTTTCCTCGAGTACTCGCTGATGGCGCTTACGTTCGATCGCGTACCGAATCGAACGGACGATGAGTTCGCCGTCGAGACACCCCTTCGTGAGGTAATCTTGCGCGCCCCGACGAATCACCTCGACGCCGACGGCGTGTTGATCGTGACCGGTCAAGACGACGACCGGCACCGCCGGGGAACGGGCGACGAACCGACTGACCGTGTCCACGCCCCGGCTGTCTGGAAGCATGAGATCGAGGAGGACGACGTCGACGTCAATGGTGACGTCATCACGTTCGGTGTCGCTTTCGATCGATCCCGTTCGTATGGTCTCGAGTGCGTCTTCCAGGCGACCGACGTGGTGTATTCGTCCGATCTCGAGGGAGACGGGATACTGGTCGGCGGCCTCGTCCCGGTTTTGCCGGTCGAATTCGGGCGTCTGGTACTCGCTCACGACCCGTTCGATCAGTCTGGCCTCGTCCTCGTTGTCCTCGACGAGCAGGACCTCGACGCCGGTTCCCCCGTTCACCGTGGTCACCGTCGCCACCCCGGCGTCGGCCGGGTGCGGTGTCGTCTTTGCGTTCGGCTCTCAAACCCCCCTCGCTTGCGCGCGAACGCGACGACCACGCGAACCGATCGACCGTCGTTCATTTTCCATCGTGTTGGTGTCGTCCAGCCTATTCTTTTCGGCTTCGTCGGTCTGCGGGAAGCCTCACGGTAACGGTCGTTCCGACATCGGGCGTCGAATCGATGGCGATCGACCCCGAGTGGTAGTCGACGATTTTCTCACAGATCGCGAGCCCCATTCCGGTTCCCGACGTCGAATCCGATCGATCGGCGCGGGTAAAGAGGTCGAAGACGTACTCGAGGTCGCCTGCCTCGATCCCGACGCCATCGTCGCAAACGGTGATATCCCAGTAGGCGTGGTCGGGGGAATCACAGTCGCAGTCGCAGGTGTAGCCACGATCACTTTCGGTGCACTCGTACTCACACTTACACGCTCGCGTCGCGGACACGCGGATCGTCGGCGGCCCGTTGGAGTACGTCAGCGCGTTCGAAACCAGGTTCTGGAACAGCCGTCGAAGCAAGTGTTCGACGCCCCAGACCGTCGGTAACTCGCCAACGACGACTGTCCCATCGCGCTCTTCGACGTCGAACCGAAGCGTCTCGATGACCTGCTCGAGCACTCGATCGCAGTCAACCGGTTCGAACTGCTCGTCGCCGTCGTCATTGCCTATCTTCGAGTACGCGAGGACGTCGGCGATCATCCCCTGGAGTCGATTCGTGTGGGCTCGTGCGACGGCGAGGAGCTCGCGATCCTCTGGATCGAGCGCATCGCCGGCCTGCCGTTCGAGCAGCGACAGATAGCCGTCAGTCGTCCTGAGGGGCGCTCGCAAGTCGTGGGAGACGGCACTAGTGAACGTCTCGAGTTCCGCGTTCGATCGCTGCAAGCGCTCGACCGTCGCAG
This is a stretch of genomic DNA from Natronosalvus rutilus. It encodes these proteins:
- a CDS encoding RNA-guided endonuclease InsQ/TnpB family protein produces the protein MTAVRNIQVKLDIPEEHHPVVDATFDEFRRVTEPVIDYGWNDNPDDIITSKNRLNDATYHDIREDSPLTGGHVQSARNLAATALSNCKDLLEDGKNTSKPEFKGTVVTYNSNTITYNDDHCTLSTVDGRIRAEYVFPHGDEGTPFEAYWNEDEWEKREATLHKRDGEYYLHVAVEHVEDTDSSDEKTENGVVLGVDLNVDGYLAVTSTGAFLGNADELNHKRDEYERRRGHLQQTGTRSAHLTLQSIGDRFAEWSRHRLHDVSNGIVREARENGCTHIAFERLKYIWTRISNASKFQQWAFREIQRQVEYKAEEYGIEVDTVAPQYTSQRCSHGKCGFTHEDNRDGDEFECLKCAKELHADYNAARNVAWRLVQNWLTSGSGRATSQLALKSGTVNANGRFRPAALSS
- a CDS encoding ATP-binding response regulator: MTTVNGGTGVEVLLVEDNEDEARLIERVVSEYQTPEFDRQNRDEAADQYPVSLEIGRIHHVGRLEDALETIRTGSIESDTERDDVTIDVDVVLLDLMLPDSRGVDTVSRFVARSPAVPVVVLTGHDQHAVGVEVIRRGAQDYLTKGCLDGELIVRSIRYAIERKRHQRVLEETNQKLALLNRIIRTDIRTETSVVLGWADVLEDRLDPAGREAFDSMLAATRNVVEFADMAADLSMALESDADISLSVEPRSLEAILESEAAAFREAYPTVALAIDVDDSSMTVLATPMLGAAFGHLLSNLGRHGVAERISVTVDVADGHVTVHVMGRGATLSAEQRRFLTGTDRWSAVDGGLNTELYLAKTLFEQCGGMIDIGDSRDGTTVSITLERALESSA